The uncultured Hyphomonas sp. genome includes a region encoding these proteins:
- a CDS encoding AAA family ATPase, whose translation MDKLILISGCSGGGKSTLLKALKARGHHVVEEPGRRVVEAEQASGGKALPWTDIEAFLHRTLDLAIADHAAARNLPGPVFFDRGVVDAAVALAHVTGDPAAGAVAETYRYNPTVFLAPPWPDIFTGDEARRHGINEAVAEYARLEAAFPALGYETNILPKAPVEGRVHHVVSALDAATRGG comes from the coding sequence ATGGACAAACTCATCCTGATTTCCGGATGCTCCGGCGGGGGCAAGTCGACGCTGCTGAAGGCGCTGAAGGCGCGCGGTCATCATGTCGTGGAGGAGCCGGGGCGGCGCGTCGTCGAGGCCGAGCAGGCCAGCGGCGGCAAGGCCCTGCCCTGGACGGACATTGAAGCCTTCCTGCACCGCACGCTGGATCTCGCCATCGCCGACCACGCAGCCGCGCGGAACCTGCCGGGCCCCGTCTTCTTTGACCGGGGCGTCGTGGACGCCGCCGTGGCGCTGGCCCATGTGACGGGCGATCCTGCGGCCGGCGCGGTGGCGGAGACCTATCGGTACAACCCCACCGTCTTCCTGGCCCCGCCCTGGCCGGACATCTTCACCGGCGACGAGGCGCGCCGTCACGGAATCAACGAGGCCGTCGCGGAATACGCCCGGCTGGAGGCCGCTTTTCCCGCGCTTGGCTACGAAACGAATATCCTGCCCAAAGCGCCGGTAGAAGGCCGGGTCCACCATGTCGTGTCGGCACTGGACGCTGCGACGCGTGGCGGTTGA
- a CDS encoding YihY/virulence factor BrkB family protein, with product MRPWIEKLPLPDPLKVWAVEPVWGAIVRLSKPEVRIVTGGISFYALFSIFPIIYLTLSLLFALMPLDLSQRLAGTVDEVLVSAVAPLSQADLETIRQVTPQGITLRALLAVIIVLYTASSGAKAAITGIRMVTGSERRTRIIRFQGVSILMTALLILSVWLLGALQLILSFITEKQGFIAYDVALQVSHLASQLWLGKWIACFAIFYMILAVALHGRLQGSLAKVAGAAAGALAWVIATWGFHLYLKFTALDNFYGALASVILGFIWLATSVSSLLFGAALTAEWASRQEAPDLIAEEDEEADIVIGGEA from the coding sequence ATGCGGCCGTGGATTGAGAAACTGCCACTTCCAGACCCGCTGAAGGTCTGGGCCGTCGAACCGGTCTGGGGCGCCATTGTCCGCCTGTCGAAGCCGGAAGTGCGCATCGTCACCGGCGGCATCAGCTTCTATGCGCTGTTCTCCATCTTCCCGATCATCTACCTGACGCTCAGCCTGTTGTTCGCGCTCATGCCGCTGGACCTGTCGCAGCGCCTCGCCGGTACGGTGGATGAAGTGCTCGTCTCCGCCGTCGCGCCATTGTCGCAGGCGGACCTTGAAACCATCCGGCAGGTGACCCCGCAAGGCATCACCCTGCGGGCCTTGCTGGCCGTGATCATCGTTCTGTATACGGCAAGTTCCGGCGCCAAGGCGGCCATCACCGGTATCCGAATGGTGACAGGGTCTGAGCGGCGCACCCGCATCATCCGGTTCCAGGGCGTGTCGATCCTGATGACCGCGCTGCTGATCCTTTCCGTCTGGCTGCTTGGCGCGCTGCAGCTGATCCTCTCCTTCATCACGGAGAAGCAGGGCTTCATCGCTTATGATGTGGCGCTGCAGGTCAGCCACCTTGCCTCGCAGCTCTGGCTTGGCAAATGGATCGCGTGTTTTGCCATCTTCTACATGATCCTCGCTGTCGCCCTGCACGGCCGGTTGCAGGGAAGCCTGGCGAAGGTGGCGGGCGCGGCGGCCGGGGCGCTGGCCTGGGTGATCGCGACCTGGGGCTTTCACCTCTATCTGAAATTCACCGCGCTCGACAATTTCTATGGCGCGCTGGCTTCCGTCATCCTCGGCTTCATCTGGCTTGCGACCTCGGTGTCATCGCTGCTCTTCGGCGCCGCGCTGACAGCGGAATGGGCTTCCCGGCAGGAGGCGCCGGACCTGATCGCGGAAGAAGATGAAGAGGCCGATATCGTCATCGGCGGTGAGGCCTAG
- a CDS encoding HAD family hydrolase produces MRSSCQRPGMQAKTGAMADLRPALFLDRDGVINVDKGYVSRIEDFEWVEGAAQTIAAFNRRGWYVFVVTNQSGIARNYYTEADMRTLHEWMQAELARAGAHIDRIYYCPYHEEGENPAYRKDSFDRKPKPGMLLHAMSDFPVRRELSFMIGDKEADMQAARAAGVAGFLFSGGNLAQFAEWTLASFEEGNRG; encoded by the coding sequence ATGCGCAGCAGTTGCCAGCGTCCGGGGATGCAGGCAAAGACCGGCGCGATGGCTGACCTGCGCCCTGCCCTGTTCCTCGACCGTGACGGCGTGATCAACGTCGACAAGGGCTATGTCAGCCGCATCGAGGATTTCGAGTGGGTCGAGGGCGCCGCACAGACGATCGCCGCGTTCAACCGGCGCGGCTGGTATGTCTTCGTGGTCACCAACCAGTCCGGCATCGCGCGCAACTATTACACCGAAGCGGACATGCGCACCTTGCATGAATGGATGCAGGCGGAGCTCGCCAGGGCGGGGGCCCACATCGACCGGATCTACTACTGCCCCTATCACGAGGAAGGCGAAAACCCCGCCTACCGGAAAGACAGTTTCGACCGGAAACCGAAACCCGGCATGCTGCTGCACGCCATGTCGGACTTTCCGGTCAGGCGGGAGCTGAGCTTCATGATCGGCGACAAGGAAGCGGACATGCAGGCCGCCCGCGCGGCGGGTGTCGCCGGCTTCCTCTTCAGTGGCGGCAACCTTGCGCAGTTCGCGGAATGGACCCTCGCCAGTTTCGAAGAGGGCAATCGGGGATAA
- a CDS encoding class I SAM-dependent methyltransferase: protein MKNYGPETFGELNADDYDLLHNPGTTEAAIDLLSEFALSVRTLEFAIGTGRVALPLAARGCNIEGIEASPLMVEKLREKPGGQDIPVTIGDMSEVKAEGTFDFAFLIFNTLYNLTSQAAQVKCFRNAADMLAPGGAFLVEAFVPDLSQFHDHRSVKPRHISFGALALEAAIHDPVTQRIDYQVLRVTSRGTQLTPLPMRYAWPQETDLMAQLAGLELETRWGGWDKSAFTADSRMHISVYRKPV from the coding sequence ATGAAGAACTACGGCCCGGAAACGTTCGGCGAACTGAATGCCGACGACTATGATTTGCTTCACAATCCCGGCACGACAGAAGCCGCTATTGATCTGCTCTCTGAATTTGCCTTGTCCGTTCGCACGCTGGAGTTCGCGATCGGCACAGGCCGCGTTGCCTTGCCGCTTGCTGCGCGCGGCTGCAACATTGAAGGGATCGAAGCCTCGCCCCTGATGGTGGAGAAGCTACGTGAGAAACCGGGCGGGCAGGACATTCCCGTCACCATCGGAGACATGTCGGAAGTCAAAGCCGAAGGGACGTTCGACTTCGCCTTCCTGATCTTCAACACGCTCTACAATCTGACCAGCCAGGCGGCGCAGGTGAAGTGCTTCCGCAATGCCGCCGACATGCTCGCACCCGGCGGCGCGTTCCTGGTCGAAGCCTTCGTGCCGGATCTCTCCCAGTTCCATGATCATCGCAGCGTGAAGCCGCGCCATATCAGTTTCGGCGCCCTCGCTCTGGAGGCCGCCATCCATGATCCGGTCACGCAGCGCATCGATTATCAGGTCCTGCGGGTGACGTCCCGCGGAACACAGCTGACGCCATTGCCGATGCGCTATGCCTGGCCGCAGGAAACGGATCTGATGGCACAGCTTGCCGGGTTGGAGTTGGAAACCCGCTGGGGCGGCTGGGACAAATCGGCATTCACCGCCGACAGCCGGATGCACATTTCCGTCTACCGGAAACCCGTCTAG
- a CDS encoding N-acetylmuramoyl-L-alanine amidase has protein sequence MDITFSPSPNFDDRKHPVDMLVLHYTGMETGEAAFDQLRNPDAKVSSHYLLREDGRVDQLVAEDRRAWHAGVSSWQGDEDLNSRSIGIEIVNGGHDFLQADGSLPPYPAAQIDALIALCHKILAGHDIPQTRIVGHSDIAPLRKQDPGEHFPWEQLARAGIGIWPDVEGKDFSPGDENASVQQTQEQLQRIGYGLPPTGTYDDLTEAVVRAFQRRWLPDRTSGVADARTLRRIGEIHALYAAR, from the coding sequence ATGGACATCACTTTCTCGCCCAGCCCGAACTTCGATGACCGCAAGCATCCGGTCGACATGCTGGTCCTGCACTATACCGGCATGGAGACCGGCGAGGCCGCGTTCGACCAGCTCCGCAATCCGGACGCCAAGGTCTCTTCGCACTACCTCCTCCGGGAGGATGGCCGGGTGGACCAGCTGGTCGCCGAAGACCGCCGCGCCTGGCATGCCGGGGTCTCCAGCTGGCAAGGCGACGAGGATCTGAACTCCCGCTCCATCGGGATCGAGATCGTCAATGGCGGGCATGACTTCCTGCAAGCCGATGGCAGCCTGCCGCCTTATCCTGCAGCCCAGATCGATGCGCTGATCGCGCTCTGCCACAAAATCCTGGCCGGCCATGACATCCCGCAGACCCGGATCGTGGGCCATTCCGATATCGCGCCGCTGCGCAAGCAGGACCCCGGCGAGCACTTCCCGTGGGAGCAGCTCGCCCGCGCCGGGATCGGCATCTGGCCGGACGTGGAGGGCAAAGACTTCAGCCCCGGTGACGAGAACGCCAGCGTCCAGCAGACGCAGGAACAGCTTCAGCGCATCGGCTATGGCCTGCCCCCCACCGGCACCTATGACGACCTCACCGAAGCGGTCGTCCGCGCCTTCCAGCGCCGCTGGCTGCCGGACCGCACCTCCGGTGTGGCCGACGCCCGCACATTGCGCCGGATCGGAGAGATCCACGCGCTCTACGCGGCCCGCTAG
- a CDS encoding CHAD domain-containing protein yields MSYSFRLSDHSLTEGVRRIARSQIETAIAEIDDEALGPVTTVHQLRKRCKKVRGLVRLVRPGFKAYADENAAFRDLSRSLADLRDAGALLETVTALEARFGEVIGGSFFADVRETLAAASPPADDTDVTERLAGARDAFEAALARTDSWKVKGKAPDILGRGVAETYKRAVKTLKQAEEDGTPVAFHEFRKRVKYHWYHMRLLKHVWPKMIHARIVEARHLATSLGDLHDFAVFRLTVLPLIASADPKVGEVLGGLIEAEEKRLAPDCLHHGHRLFAEKPRPFGDSIGAYWTTWQETAQI; encoded by the coding sequence TTGTCCTATTCCTTCCGCCTGTCCGATCACTCCCTGACCGAAGGGGTGCGCCGTATTGCGCGCAGCCAGATCGAAACGGCGATTGCCGAGATTGACGATGAGGCACTTGGCCCGGTGACGACCGTCCACCAGCTGCGCAAGCGCTGCAAGAAGGTGCGCGGGCTTGTCCGCCTCGTGCGCCCGGGCTTCAAGGCCTATGCAGACGAGAATGCCGCTTTCCGTGACCTGTCGCGCAGCCTCGCGGATTTGCGCGATGCGGGCGCCCTGCTGGAAACCGTCACCGCGTTGGAGGCGCGTTTCGGTGAGGTGATCGGCGGGAGTTTCTTTGCCGATGTGCGCGAAACACTCGCCGCCGCCAGCCCGCCCGCAGACGATACGGACGTGACCGAACGGCTGGCCGGCGCACGTGACGCCTTCGAGGCGGCCCTTGCCCGCACCGACAGCTGGAAAGTCAAAGGTAAGGCACCGGACATTCTGGGCCGCGGCGTGGCAGAAACCTACAAGCGCGCCGTGAAGACGCTGAAACAGGCCGAAGAGGACGGCACGCCGGTCGCGTTTCACGAATTCCGCAAGCGGGTGAAATATCATTGGTATCACATGCGCCTGTTGAAACATGTCTGGCCGAAAATGATCCATGCACGGATCGTCGAAGCGCGCCACCTCGCCACGTCGCTGGGCGACCTGCACGATTTTGCGGTTTTCCGGCTGACCGTTTTGCCGCTGATCGCCAGCGCCGATCCCAAAGTGGGCGAAGTGCTGGGCGGCCTGATCGAGGCGGAAGAGAAACGCCTCGCACCGGACTGCCTGCATCATGGCCACCGCCTGTTCGCCGAGAAGCCCCGCCCCTTCGGCGACAGTATCGGCGCTTACTGGACCACCTGGCAGGAGACCGCCCAGATCTGA
- a CDS encoding heme-dependent oxidative N-demethylase subunit alpha family protein, protein MREPPYLPFLSGPASLAPGLKPIPSEQMIAPDTEAGTWLPEKRRIMKAQREDVFVCNLPDAMLEDAAALVTRHLPQSEEDWPTPLEAASARVSDDLCLLQRGEDGLWRLEAASLVAPTFWLLAEKAGQPLGGLHDPVPDANPGLVSRIARMFDALRPGQVLERFNWTVQAGPARFTPNAAPLKALAAETADAGALDVLHLRVERQTISKLPSSGLLLFTIRIAVDPLCAALSSRERVEAFRAAWEGTDPALAAYKGWPAYDRLVRAALDRLS, encoded by the coding sequence ATGCGGGAACCGCCCTATTTGCCATTCCTGTCCGGCCCGGCGAGCCTTGCGCCGGGGCTGAAACCGATCCCGTCGGAGCAAATGATTGCCCCCGATACGGAGGCCGGAACGTGGCTGCCGGAAAAGCGTCGGATCATGAAGGCGCAGCGCGAAGACGTATTCGTGTGCAACTTGCCGGATGCCATGCTGGAAGACGCAGCGGCGCTGGTGACCCGGCACCTTCCGCAATCGGAGGAAGATTGGCCAACGCCTCTGGAGGCCGCCTCGGCGCGCGTGTCTGATGACCTGTGCCTGCTCCAGCGTGGGGAGGACGGACTCTGGCGATTGGAGGCGGCGAGCCTTGTTGCGCCCACCTTCTGGCTGCTTGCGGAGAAGGCCGGTCAGCCGCTTGGAGGCCTTCATGACCCGGTGCCGGACGCCAATCCCGGTCTGGTCTCGCGGATTGCGCGGATGTTCGATGCGCTACGCCCGGGGCAGGTGCTGGAGCGGTTCAACTGGACGGTCCAGGCAGGGCCAGCCCGCTTTACCCCGAACGCGGCGCCGCTGAAGGCATTGGCGGCGGAGACGGCGGACGCGGGTGCGCTGGATGTGCTGCACCTGCGCGTGGAGCGGCAGACGATTTCGAAACTGCCTTCGAGCGGCCTGTTACTGTTCACGATCCGCATTGCGGTGGATCCGCTTTGCGCGGCGCTGTCATCACGGGAGAGGGTGGAGGCTTTCCGTGCGGCGTGGGAGGGAACAGACCCGGCATTGGCGGCTTACAAGGGCTGGCCAGCCTATGACCGGCTGGTGCGTGCGGCGCTGGACCGTCTTTCCTGA
- a CDS encoding DMT family transporter — protein MNFRDFILLFGVCLVWGLNLVLTRWVVADMQVPPLFFAAIRFAGVALFLIPFLRPVPKKLFTLFLISIMMGSLNFALLFIGLQNAEASAVAVTGQLGVPISTLMSMAFLGETIGWRRGLGIMLSFAGVVIIAFDPGSFAFSIGLLFVVGAAFTASYGGILMKKMPPLTGLQVQAWVGLFSFAPLFAVSFLWESGQAEAYIHGGWLVWLASFFAIAGVSIFGHGAFYTLLKKYDVSLLSPLTLMTPIWGVVFGIVLLNEPMSPRLLVGAVVALAGVFMIAVRQNTRLPEAGLGKKYGGGES, from the coding sequence ATGAATTTCCGCGATTTCATCCTCCTGTTCGGTGTCTGCCTCGTCTGGGGCCTGAACCTCGTTCTCACCCGCTGGGTGGTCGCGGACATGCAGGTGCCGCCGCTGTTCTTCGCAGCCATCCGCTTTGCCGGGGTTGCCCTCTTCCTGATTCCGTTTCTCAGGCCTGTTCCAAAGAAGCTGTTCACCCTCTTCCTGATCTCGATCATGATGGGGTCGCTCAACTTTGCCCTGCTCTTCATCGGGCTGCAGAACGCGGAAGCCTCCGCCGTTGCCGTGACCGGCCAGCTTGGCGTGCCGATTTCCACGCTGATGAGCATGGCTTTCCTGGGGGAAACAATCGGCTGGCGCCGCGGCCTGGGGATCATGCTGTCCTTTGCCGGCGTGGTCATCATTGCGTTTGACCCGGGCAGCTTCGCCTTCTCGATCGGGCTCCTCTTCGTGGTGGGCGCGGCTTTCACGGCGTCCTATGGCGGCATCCTGATGAAGAAGATGCCGCCACTGACCGGGCTGCAGGTGCAGGCCTGGGTCGGCCTGTTCAGCTTCGCCCCGCTGTTTGCGGTGTCCTTCCTTTGGGAAAGCGGCCAGGCCGAAGCATATATCCATGGCGGGTGGCTGGTGTGGCTGGCGAGCTTCTTCGCCATCGCCGGGGTTTCCATATTTGGCCATGGCGCCTTCTATACGCTGCTCAAGAAATATGACGTGTCCCTGCTCTCGCCGCTTACGCTGATGACCCCGATCTGGGGCGTCGTGTTTGGCATTGTCCTGCTGAACGAGCCGATGTCGCCGCGCCTTCTGGTCGGCGCCGTCGTGGCGCTGGCCGGTGTGTTCATGATTGCGGTACGCCAGAACACGCGCCTGCCGGAAGCCGGCCTTGGCAAGAAGTACGGCGGTGGGGAAAGCTGA
- a CDS encoding GNAT family N-acetyltransferase: MAEAQYEGMTEGIPITRHPAPPEQVERIRTAVRGAEMLRDSRLARPEDAEGLHALFAEPKVNAPIYSLPRPLNVENVRKFIEDHLAQRARGEGLLFVRDEGEGRIMGYSDIQVWPEWSAGEIAGGLHPSLHSRGSGTQGAAQTFTWMFEVLHLDLICETASLENVITQRMLDGMGFHRMGQVTSRRPDGTTRESLVWEMGRQEWTGSREPPTG, from the coding sequence ATGGCTGAGGCGCAGTATGAGGGCATGACGGAGGGCATTCCGATCACGCGGCATCCGGCTCCGCCGGAACAGGTCGAGCGCATCCGCACCGCAGTTCGTGGGGCGGAGATGCTGCGCGATTCCCGTCTTGCCCGGCCAGAGGATGCCGAAGGGCTCCATGCCCTGTTTGCTGAGCCGAAGGTCAACGCACCGATCTATTCCCTGCCGCGGCCGCTGAATGTGGAGAACGTCCGCAAGTTTATCGAAGACCATCTGGCCCAGCGCGCGCGAGGGGAGGGATTGCTGTTCGTGCGGGATGAGGGGGAGGGCCGGATCATGGGCTATTCCGATATCCAGGTCTGGCCGGAATGGTCCGCAGGGGAGATCGCCGGCGGCCTCCACCCTTCGCTGCACTCAAGGGGGAGCGGGACGCAAGGTGCCGCGCAAACGTTCACCTGGATGTTCGAAGTGCTGCATCTGGACCTGATCTGCGAGACGGCAAGCCTGGAGAATGTGATCACGCAGCGCATGCTGGACGGCATGGGCTTTCACCGTATGGGCCAGGTGACGTCCAGGCGGCCCGACGGCACGACGCGGGAATCTCTGGTCTGGGAAATGGGCCGGCAGGAATGGACTGGCTCTCGCGAGCCCCCCACCGGCTGA
- a CDS encoding SGNH/GDSL hydrolase family protein — protein MLKRIFLSALLLAVPACANQDTPQGPLPDLPGKVLIVGDSISLGLGAMGPDKDCPLTPEYDSVRNSYGVQVAEALGVDYVMFAWPGIGLVHNYGENQTSTMSMRLTDQDEIDRLDSTGPVQLVLINLGTHDFHQNDPTDQFVPAMEDLLSGMSARYPDATIYALTGPMLGGTDKIFLSHAVETAVDAVNAEKGTSIRYLALDGGDPAVAYGCQWHPSVPAHDHMAETILDDLRVHNR, from the coding sequence ATGCTGAAACGTATTTTTCTGAGCGCGCTGCTGCTCGCTGTACCGGCCTGTGCCAATCAGGACACCCCTCAGGGCCCGCTGCCGGACCTGCCGGGCAAGGTGCTGATTGTCGGCGATTCCATTTCCCTCGGCCTTGGCGCCATGGGACCGGACAAGGACTGCCCGCTGACGCCGGAATACGATTCCGTCCGCAACTCCTATGGGGTTCAGGTCGCTGAAGCGCTGGGTGTGGACTATGTCATGTTCGCCTGGCCGGGCATTGGGCTCGTGCACAATTACGGGGAAAACCAGACCAGCACGATGTCGATGCGCCTGACAGACCAGGACGAGATCGACCGCCTGGATTCGACAGGCCCTGTCCAGCTCGTCCTGATCAATCTGGGCACCCATGACTTCCACCAGAACGACCCGACGGACCAGTTCGTCCCGGCCATGGAAGACCTGCTGTCCGGGATGAGCGCCCGCTACCCGGACGCCACGATCTATGCCCTCACCGGCCCGATGCTGGGCGGAACGGACAAGATCTTCCTGTCCCACGCCGTCGAAACGGCCGTCGATGCCGTGAACGCGGAAAAAGGCACAAGCATCCGCTACCTCGCCCTGGATGGCGGCGACCCTGCCGTGGCCTATGGCTGTCAGTGGCACCCGTCGGTTCCGGCACACGACCATATGGCGGAAACGATCCTCGACGATCTGCGCGTCCACAACCGGTAA
- a CDS encoding EVE domain-containing protein, with product MKYWLIKSEPDAWSWDEQVAKGDEGEEWSGIRNYQARNFMREMKLGDRLFFYHSNKGLEVVGIVEVCKESSPDSTTDDERWDCVWVKALAPMPKPVSLKDVKANPKLSEMSLVTSFRLSVQPVTAAEWKEVCKMGGIDPKTLKPV from the coding sequence ATGAAATACTGGCTGATCAAATCCGAACCCGATGCCTGGAGCTGGGACGAGCAGGTCGCCAAGGGGGATGAAGGCGAAGAGTGGAGCGGCATCCGCAATTATCAGGCGCGCAATTTCATGCGCGAGATGAAACTGGGCGACCGCCTGTTCTTCTATCATTCCAACAAAGGGCTGGAAGTCGTTGGCATTGTTGAGGTCTGCAAGGAGAGTTCGCCCGATTCGACCACGGACGATGAGCGCTGGGATTGTGTCTGGGTGAAGGCGCTGGCGCCGATGCCGAAGCCGGTCAGCCTGAAAGACGTGAAAGCCAATCCGAAACTGAGCGAGATGAGCCTCGTGACGTCCTTCCGCCTGTCCGTTCAGCCGGTGACGGCGGCGGAGTGGAAGGAAGTCTGCAAGATGGGCGGGATCGATCCGAAGACGCTGAAGCCGGTCTAG
- a CDS encoding class I SAM-dependent methyltransferase translates to MNPWEKYVVPNLISCACASRPMMKQREKVIPHAEGKVLEIGCGSGTNFTYYDPDKVEHLYALEPSEGMLKKARRTAGALGYGNNIEFLETGAESVPLEDHSIDTVVYTFVLCTIPDWKSALQETRRLLKPGGKIIFSEHGLAPDEGVAKWQRRVEPVWKPLAGGCHLTRDTKKMLEEAGFELKDTETMYLPGTPKIAGFCSWGSAVPA, encoded by the coding sequence GTGAACCCCTGGGAAAAATATGTCGTTCCGAACCTGATCTCCTGCGCCTGCGCATCCAGGCCGATGATGAAACAGCGGGAGAAGGTCATTCCGCACGCGGAAGGGAAAGTTCTGGAAATCGGCTGCGGCAGCGGCACCAATTTCACGTATTATGATCCGGACAAGGTCGAGCATCTTTATGCGCTGGAGCCGTCCGAGGGCATGCTGAAGAAGGCGCGCCGGACGGCAGGCGCGCTGGGCTACGGCAACAATATCGAATTCCTGGAGACCGGCGCCGAATCTGTGCCGCTGGAAGACCACTCCATCGACACCGTCGTCTACACATTCGTCCTGTGCACGATTCCGGACTGGAAGAGTGCGCTTCAGGAAACCCGCCGCCTGTTGAAGCCGGGCGGCAAGATCATCTTTTCCGAACATGGCCTTGCGCCGGACGAAGGCGTTGCAAAGTGGCAGCGCCGGGTCGAGCCGGTCTGGAAGCCGCTTGCCGGAGGCTGTCACCTGACGCGTGATACAAAGAAGATGCTCGAAGAGGCCGGTTTCGAACTGAAAGACACCGAGACCATGTACCTGCCGGGTACGCCTAAGATCGCAGGCTTCTGCTCCTGGGGATCTGCCGTTCCGGCCTGA
- a CDS encoding DUF1428 domain-containing protein: MSYVDGVIAAVPEANKEAYIEHARQAAAIFREFGATEVVECWGDDVPEGKINSMHTAVQRKEGEAIVFSWIIWPSKDIRDAGWARMMEDSRMAGQEMPFDGSRMIFGGFNRVLEA; the protein is encoded by the coding sequence ATGAGCTATGTGGATGGAGTCATCGCCGCCGTGCCGGAAGCCAACAAGGAAGCCTATATCGAGCATGCCCGTCAGGCGGCTGCGATCTTCCGGGAGTTCGGCGCGACAGAGGTCGTGGAATGCTGGGGCGATGATGTGCCTGAAGGCAAGATCAACTCCATGCACACAGCCGTTCAGCGCAAGGAAGGGGAAGCCATCGTCTTCTCGTGGATCATCTGGCCATCCAAGGACATTCGCGATGCCGGGTGGGCCCGGATGATGGAAGACAGCCGGATGGCCGGACAGGAAATGCCATTTGATGGATCACGGATGATCTTCGGCGGCTTCAACAGGGTCCTCGAAGCCTAG
- a CDS encoding TCR/Tet family MFS transporter: protein MSDSASPRKHGKNAFFFVIVTVALDMLAFGLIIPVVPALVRELAHVTSEEATLWLGPLAATYAVMNFLFGPVMGALSDKFGRRPVLLASIFTLAIDFLIMGFAHNIWLLFLGRALSGISGATHSTANAYIADVTTPADRGRAFGMIGAAFGFGFVFGPVLGGFLGEIDPRAPFFAGAGLALVNFLYGLIVLPESLAPENRRAFDIRRANPLGAAKHFSKLPHVGWFLIAAGIFMLAHTVFPSTWNVYSEIRYDWTPKEIGFSLGLVGVGAAVVQAGLMGLILDRIGTVKTALLGFGVNIVTLIAFAFASHGWMVYAIVPFGALGGVASPALNSLMSTVTPANAQGELQGASSSLNAMAMIIGPLTMNGVLFAFTHEGAAVHFAGAAFLLAGVLTLLSLAPFMRGVAINRDAIPSSAE from the coding sequence ATGTCCGACAGTGCCTCTCCCCGGAAACACGGCAAGAATGCCTTCTTCTTCGTGATCGTGACGGTCGCGCTGGACATGCTGGCCTTTGGCCTGATCATTCCCGTCGTCCCGGCCCTTGTCCGCGAACTGGCCCATGTCACATCGGAAGAGGCGACGCTGTGGCTCGGCCCCCTGGCCGCCACCTATGCCGTGATGAACTTCCTGTTCGGACCGGTCATGGGCGCCCTGTCGGACAAATTCGGCAGGCGGCCTGTTCTTCTGGCGTCGATCTTCACACTGGCGATTGATTTCCTGATCATGGGCTTTGCCCACAATATCTGGCTGTTGTTCCTTGGCCGGGCACTCTCCGGCATTTCGGGGGCGACCCATTCCACCGCGAACGCCTATATCGCTGACGTCACAACGCCAGCCGATCGCGGCCGCGCCTTCGGCATGATCGGAGCGGCCTTCGGGTTCGGCTTTGTCTTCGGTCCGGTGCTTGGCGGTTTCCTGGGAGAAATCGACCCGCGTGCGCCTTTCTTTGCGGGCGCTGGCCTCGCCCTGGTGAATTTCCTCTACGGCCTGATCGTCTTGCCGGAATCGCTGGCGCCGGAGAACCGCCGCGCGTTTGACATCCGGCGCGCCAATCCGCTGGGCGCCGCGAAGCATTTCTCGAAGCTGCCGCATGTTGGCTGGTTCCTGATCGCGGCAGGCATCTTCATGCTGGCACATACGGTCTTCCCGTCGACCTGGAACGTCTATTCCGAAATCCGGTACGACTGGACGCCGAAGGAAATCGGCTTCTCGCTTGGCCTGGTCGGCGTCGGCGCCGCTGTGGTGCAGGCGGGCCTCATGGGCCTGATCCTCGACCGGATCGGCACGGTGAAGACAGCCCTGCTCGGTTTCGGCGTGAACATCGTGACGCTGATCGCTTTTGCCTTCGCCAGCCATGGCTGGATGGTGTACGCGATCGTTCCGTTCGGCGCGCTCGGCGGCGTTGCCTCGCCGGCACTGAACTCCCTGATGTCCACGGTGACCCCGGCCAACGCACAAGGCGAGCTGCAGGGCGCCTCCTCGAGCCTGAATGCGATGGCAATGATCATCGGCCCGCTTACTATGAATGGCGTGCTGTTCGCCTTCACGCACGAGGGCGCTGCTGTGCACTTCGCCGGGGCGGCGTTCCTGCTCGCCGGCGTTCTGACGCTGCTCTCGCTCGCGCCTTTCATGCGCGGCGTGGCGATCAATCGGGATGCCATCCCGTCTTCAGCCGAATAG